In Candidatus Cloacimonas sp., a genomic segment contains:
- a CDS encoding lysophospholipid acyltransferase family protein — protein sequence MQFVVGSWAKITILSTGSKVKVSGKENLPAGGNICFVSNHQGLFDIPLILGFLGMHTGFIAKRELFKIPILSQWMREIPCTFIDRRNPRKAMQTIKKSAELIKKGNPLVIFPEGTRSRSNELGNFHLGSLKLPQLAEATIVPLAVKGSWQIYEKENKIRPATVYLKILPPIKPEDEIYKDKRKLADFLHSCISRALEEEIFCTGARRSAE from the coding sequence ATGCAGTTTGTAGTCGGCTCCTGGGCTAAAATAACTATTTTATCCACAGGCAGCAAAGTGAAGGTCTCAGGAAAAGAAAATTTGCCTGCTGGCGGGAATATCTGCTTCGTCAGTAATCATCAAGGTTTGTTTGATATTCCTCTTATTTTGGGCTTTTTGGGAATGCACACCGGCTTTATTGCCAAGCGAGAACTATTTAAAATACCCATTTTAAGCCAATGGATGCGAGAAATTCCCTGCACTTTCATTGACCGCAGAAATCCCCGGAAAGCAATGCAGACCATTAAAAAAAGTGCGGAACTGATTAAAAAGGGCAATCCGCTGGTTATTTTCCCGGAAGGAACACGCAGCCGTAGCAATGAATTAGGAAACTTCCATTTGGGAAGCTTGAAACTTCCCCAGTTAGCGGAAGCGACGATTGTGCCTTTAGCTGTTAAAGGCAGCTGGCAAATCTATGAAAAAGAGAATAAAATCCGTCCTGCTACCGTCTATCTGAAAATACTACCGCCAATTAAGCCAGAGGATGAAATCTATAAAGATAAACGGAAACTTGCCGATTTCTTGCATTCCTGCATTTCCAGGGCACTGGAAGAAGAAATTTTTTGTACCGGCGCTCGCCGTAGCGCCGAATAA
- a CDS encoding tetratricopeptide repeat protein yields MNKWILSVLTVVLFLFGCTANRTVPEIENIEPYTGIVTKVAILPLKTMDSSSGYIQKILTVRDLEYVFAKHPQYSLLNMEEVAEQFRLSGYRDVEELEIEEMRELAEMTGCDILVLGSINSISSDQFSLSTRFFSAKTEELTQLDFNVTKDREARWKTLETTFIAKLDDVVSNEVSKIYNIALNNYANGNYAEAEKNLNFALGLNPDLKDAYYYLGSVYYKQGKLEQAIQNLEINLEKNPQHTQTLNSLMELYEKTNQPAKRLNTMEKLAALNNNEDLWLTIGNLYAEQNNIPKAEAALKKAIEIDPAFIEAKTRLALLMYDLNRYEEAIPYLEAIFDQYPENELISTRLASAYQKANRLDDAIAKYENTIKTNPQNATAYLSAVNLYRLKASQTSDPTVVAAINKKAIDILNALVTNQPNNALAYMNLAAIYLGQNKFTETELYANKALQNDPTLYLPYIYLATVSQSKGTTDYNSFIDLEKKAAQAVGKKASTLKTQRDNAKNAAIANFRKALEYLNNAKARATDENALTDINNRINRVNQLINQATASY; encoded by the coding sequence ATGAATAAATGGATACTATCAGTGTTAACTGTTGTGCTGTTTCTCTTTGGCTGCACGGCAAATCGCACAGTTCCGGAAATTGAAAATATTGAACCCTATACGGGGATTGTTACCAAAGTAGCTATCTTACCGCTTAAAACGATGGATTCATCCAGTGGTTACATTCAAAAGATTTTAACCGTGCGTGACCTGGAATATGTTTTCGCTAAACACCCTCAATATTCACTTTTGAATATGGAAGAAGTGGCAGAACAATTCCGGCTTTCCGGTTATCGGGATGTAGAAGAACTGGAAATTGAAGAAATGAGAGAGCTGGCAGAAATGACCGGATGCGATATCCTGGTTTTAGGTAGCATCAATAGTATTAGTAGTGATCAGTTTTCTTTATCAACACGGTTTTTCAGTGCAAAAACAGAAGAACTTACTCAACTGGATTTTAATGTAACTAAAGATAGAGAAGCCCGCTGGAAAACTTTGGAAACAACTTTTATTGCCAAGCTTGATGATGTAGTTTCCAATGAAGTGAGCAAAATCTATAATATTGCCTTAAATAATTATGCCAATGGCAACTATGCGGAAGCAGAGAAAAACCTCAATTTTGCTCTGGGGCTTAATCCCGACCTTAAAGATGCTTATTATTATCTTGGCTCCGTTTATTACAAACAAGGCAAGCTGGAACAGGCAATTCAAAATCTGGAAATAAATCTGGAAAAAAATCCGCAACATACCCAAACGCTCAATTCTTTAATGGAATTATACGAGAAGACAAATCAGCCCGCTAAGCGCTTAAACACTATGGAAAAACTTGCTGCTTTAAATAATAATGAAGATTTGTGGCTTACCATCGGCAACCTGTATGCTGAACAGAATAACATCCCCAAAGCAGAAGCTGCACTTAAAAAAGCAATTGAAATTGACCCTGCTTTTATTGAGGCAAAAACTCGTTTGGCATTGCTGATGTATGACCTCAATCGTTACGAAGAGGCAATTCCCTATCTGGAAGCGATTTTTGATCAGTATCCCGAAAACGAACTTATTTCTACCCGTTTGGCAAGCGCCTATCAGAAAGCCAATCGTTTGGATGATGCCATTGCTAAATATGAAAATACTATTAAAACCAATCCCCAAAATGCAACTGCTTATTTAAGCGCCGTAAACCTTTATCGCTTAAAGGCCTCCCAAACATCCGACCCGACAGTGGTTGCAGCAATCAATAAAAAAGCTATTGATATCTTGAATGCTCTTGTTACAAATCAACCGAACAATGCTTTAGCTTATATGAATCTGGCAGCTATTTATCTGGGACAGAATAAATTTACCGAAACCGAATTATATGCCAATAAGGCATTGCAAAATGATCCAACTTTATATCTGCCCTATATATATCTTGCTACGGTAAGTCAAAGCAAAGGTACAACCGATTATAACAGTTTCATAGACCTGGAGAAAAAAGCTGCTCAGGCAGTCGGTAAAAAAGCGAGTACTTTAAAAACCCAGCGAGATAATGCCAAGAACGCAGCTATAGCCAATTTCCGTAAAGCTCTGGAATATTTAAATAACGCCAAAGCACGCGCTACAGATGAAAATGCTCTCACAGATATCAATAATCGGATCAATAGAGTTAATCAGCTGATAAATCAGGCAACGGCGTCTTATTAG